The genomic segment catttataaatatgatTAATCTTCACattcatgttaaaataaaagcagccaatctgactttatttataaagcaaagaacaaaaatttaagcaagtaaaacatttcaatatacAATTAATatcaaaagtgcaaataaaatagACAgtaaagcagcaacaaaaaactgaacataaagaaaattcaagcagtttaataatattattaccaacagattatttttagtttagtttttgtccagagaaacttttttcagattctttcaGGGACTTTTGATGCAATTTCAGAGAAATTCTGTTATGCAAAGagttaaaaactacatttttacaccaaatcaaGAATTTAGCTTCAACCTAATTTAGAAACCAGAAAATTGTTTCTCTACATGTTCATGGATGGAAAATTCATTCAGTGGGAACAAACTTTAACTTATTTATAACCAGGAAAATCCTTTGAAGACgcttaaaaactgttttctgacatGTCACAGATGAAGCTGACTGGTGGAGTCGATGCAGGTGAGATTCCTACCTTGAGTAAACAGAGTCAGCAGCGCCGCCACGCAGATCGCCTTGTAGAGCGCCATGTCTAGAAGTTGGCGTCCGCTGCTCTGCTGCACCTTTAAGAACACCTGGCCAACAACACGCCCTCACCTGTCCCTCCTCccagccacttcctgtctgcagtCGTACTTCAGCTCCAGACTACATGTTGGCCTATATGGTATTTATTGACAGGGTAAACAGTGCTTTATTTACACACCAGAAGGAGGATCAACGTAGGAGAATCTAAATGTGAATAACTTCATCAGTCTGATCTCAGACCAGCTGAACGCAGCAGAGGGATTCATTGTATAAAACGCTGAACATCCAGAGTTTCTCCCAGAGAAATACAACCTTTATTTTAGCTCTTTTAATCTGTGCCTGtcttaagactttatagttggtttTCAGGTATTTATCTTCTGAttacacataattatcaagtgatattttaaaattttcagtcaacttaaaaacattttatctcagAACAATGAGGGGTAAATGGCTGACCACCAGGCCTAACAAGTTCACTGGAGGAACCcagaacatggtggtggcagcttcATGAAGATGTTAGaagtaaaggaaaaataaacctaACTGAAAACCTGCTAAAAGCAAAAGACTCGCTCAGAAGTTCATCTTCCAAAAGACAAACAAGTGTGAATTTTAGCTTCTGAGGGTCAGTCAGAGTGACGCAGCATTTTGATGCTGCAGAACCACAACGTCATTCACTGAGAGGAGTGTAAACATCTTGCTTattacacacccacacacacacacacacagagcatgAAGAAACAATCATTAAACCTCCTGACTGACAGATTCCCTCTCCTGTTCTAGttccatgtttattttcctgctcTGTGTGAAAACGTCTGAAGACGATTCATGAAAGAAAAGCCGAGCATCTGAGTTTCCAGCTCTGGGCCCAGTTTAGTAACCAACTATAAAAAACGGTTCTGAAAAGAGGATCAAGACCCGACTTCTCTGGTTCCTGGCAAGAAATCAAACATCTTTCCATGTTTGAGCTGAAGCTCTtaaagcaaaagtatttttctgatGATTCATCCAGATGATCTGATCTGAATGGAAGCCAGTGACCGACTGAACCAACCAGCTGAATAAAGCTGATTATATCTCCAATCACAGCAAgtgtttgtgcaaaaataacagGTCATCATCTGAAAAGGCTTTTTAGCTCACAGGATCATTTTCGACCAAACTTCACCGTCATGtcaccagtgatggcatagttactttgaaaaagtaactttaatcggactactgattactcctggaaaaagtaacttagttatattactgactacttgatttggaaagtaactaagttacactaaaagtaactttttagttactttcatcagcttgatctttgccaatacttttttgtaagttattttataatgtcaacatcaacaatgtgtctccactgataaggttgaactgaagaggagattgtagaaaaataataaacgtgagtaatttgtgtggtccactgttgtctggaaaactctaagaaggattttaacacccccccgccccccagcCCCCAGGTTCTGCTCCACTCAGATgactgcacagatttgtgacacttatcttaatattaataattagaatgacgttaagtttccattataattattggaaactacggacacgtttattcgtggctgttttcacgtttattgcgctgttcatattggtctcgatgtttgcagttttctggagcgcaacgtgaagaggtaaaacattaacttgacattaacaaagacacagcgggacggatcatcctggaaatgatggacagggagagactgactaaaactaccttaatgacggacaaattctgggatttattgtgagtctctgcttatttccaagcccaaatgagaaacttcacgttcaaaaacgagcccaaaaaggcgcaacccgccactcattaaatttgcaaacgacttttaaaaaatgaagcccaaagccgcttataataatcggacttggcgacagaaactcaaaatagttccagtttttccaccaacaaaatgcgcatctccctccattgtttacatttctgtagtagaggaaatacgattaaataacaaaagaagatagttgataagtaactgtagtctgactactggatttgaaatagcaacgcgttagattactcgttactgaaaaaagtgatcCGACGTCAgaaacgcgttacaaattaacatGCAGTTACTGACGTCACTGCATGTCACatcattacataaaatcaactttCATTGGCTAAAATCAGGCGTTTCCACCTGTAGAGAAATAATTACGTCtaataaagtcagaagtttactcagtaaaactttatttcctttaagCATCTTTGGCTCATTTCTCCTGGCAGAATTATGAATTAGAGGAATTTAAACTATTAAAGTAAATCCCGATTAAAGGGAGAATAAATTATCCAGctcattcaaaatgaaaaaagatgaCATCAAATAACTcattagaaaaagaaagtttgaattaaaaaagaaaagaaaaaaaaagagtccacATCGTGATCCTCTGGAAACGACCCGCTCCAGGTTTTATCTGCTCTTCTggaccagcaggaggcgctggaGGACCGGGCTTTAATTAATATTACAGGATTCAAAAAACCATTAAGATTAAAAACCTCTTTTCTCTTGGGAACAAGGAGCTATAGCTGAAACGGATTCAAATAGAAACCAGTTAACCAGTAACTGGTAACCAGTAGCAGGTGACTGGTAACCTTTGGGCTTCTGGACCCGGACCGGCTTCgagggttctggttctgatctgtgGGATGATGTATCATGTTTTCCATGATGTCACATgaggaagcagcagctgcagattttGTAATTGAACCAATCAGAGGCTTTCAGagtcatgacatcatcatctgggttTTCCCCGgttggtgtatgtaaacttgtgACTTTGCTGTGGCGCTGAGTTCACAGAACCTTTAACTGGGTCACAATTCCTGTAAACATGTAATTATTCTGAATAAACTAATTCTGAGTCTGTTTACTCTGGattttaacctttaacctttatCTAGTGGAAACATTCTTCAGAAACCAAATCAACCCAGATCACACAACTGGTTTTAAGCCGACTGGTTTATGCTGAAACCAGTTCATTATAAAACCAGAATAATATCTGAACCATcatgttaatgttttaactccCTACATAATTTATGACCCAGAAGATCAaaccctgacctctgacctcccacaGCTTCATTTCAGTATTCAGAGCAGCTGCAGAATCATGGCTGAAtccaaatgcacaccacacttttcagattctattatttaaaaccaggaatcattttccttcacattttatgtatttattcccAGAACTATGAAAAAGGTGCTAAAATACTTTTGAAGGACTGAGAACAGCAGGAAGCTCAGGTACAGTCtagagcgccccctgctggacattAACAGGTATTAACGACAAACAGCAGATTTGGAAATGAacttgaaaaaattttaatgtttaagttttaaacCAGAAATCTGCCTGGTGAGGAAGGGGTTAATGCCGCTGCCTGTTCGAATCCCTCCAGGGCCTCCATGTTgggatccaaaatggccgactccACTGCTCCATCACCGGAGGGCGGTCTCCCAGGGTCCGGTTCTGGAGGTCCAGTTCTGGGTGTTTTGCTGTAACCGAACAGCAAAACACCCATATTGGAACTGGAACTGAAAAAAGTTCCAGTTCcaaaaaaactggaaagtttTCTTACTTCCACTTTATAATAAttaatgtgaagaaaacaaacattaagaTTTCATCTGAAATGCATcaataaatgaagaaagaacttttattctgaagctTGAAGGAACCAGAACCGAGTTTAActtgagaacatttattttatgaaaatattaacagattaataacatttatttacagtctGGGAGATGAAGACgagcagctcctcttcctcacttcTTCGACAGCTTGGCCTGTTTGTTCTTGGGAGGCGCCCACTTGAGACACATGGTGTCCACTGTGGACAGAGACAGAGGACATCAGAGACAGGAAACCGTTGAAGACATTTTACTGTCTGTCCATGTCTCTGCTGGACAGACAGAGAGGACAAGGTGTCCTCCTGCTGGACACCATCAGGTCTAGAAATGCGTAGAAACATATCTAGATGTTTCTATGCGTTTCTCCCAGCAGACACTGTCCatgctcttattgtgaaggtCAGAGGGTAGTCTTCCTACAGGGGGCTGTCTCGGTCCCCCCCCAGCTCACCTGTGATGGGAGGCTTCTTGTACTGGGCGCTCTTCAGGTGCTCCTCCACCAGTTTGGGTGTGACGCAGATGACATGTTGCCCCTTCCAGTACTTCACCATGTTGAGCGACTGCAGCGTGCTGATGATGTCACTCTGAGTGATGCTGGTCATCTGGCTGGAAGACAGCAGCGGGTcagccggttctggttctgctgggacCTGGGTCGCTCGGACCAGAACGGAAACTATTTACATGTAAACATTCGATTGCAGCAAACAGGCGGTCATGTGATCGTCTCATCTTTGAGGGGTGTGCTAACTTTCTGAAAGTCTCCGTATGCACAAAGACGGTCCCCGGGCCGCGTCTCGGACCCCCCTCCCGGAGCGGTACCAACCTGAGGTCCTTGATGGACAGCGTCCCCCTGAAGTCCCGCAGGATCTCCAGCAGAACCCAGGACCAGTAGCTCCGGTAGCTCAGCTTGCCCAGATCCGACAGCGGCTTCTCAGGTGAGCCGACGGCGTTCTCCAGCTTGGACAGCTCGTAGCCTGTaaaaccagaacctgaaccaatcagaaccagagggTAGAGTCCTACCCGGCCCTGAATGGACCCAAAACCAAAGGTGGGTTCTGTGATGGGAGAAGCTGAACCTCAACAtcaatgtttcatgtttatctTCATTTCCTTCCAGAGTGGAGCAGTTCAGCAGCAGGTTGACCTGATGTCATTAATGCTACGACGACCTTTGACCCAAAGCACATGGTTGGAGACAGTACTCCAGTTAAATGCAGCAGCGCTAACAGTAGCAGTGCTAGCATCAGGTCAGTAGTCTCCATCTCCTGGTTGGTTTTGTTGTTCGctatgaaattaatttatgatCCATAAAACCTTCAGAActataaactttacatttctcAGGTAAAGAAGTTAAATTGTTAATATATTTCACTATTAGGGAGGCTCTGTAGCACCAACGGTTCAGGTAGACAGAACCCTAAAGCCAGCCCTGACCCTTGACCCCTGACTCACTGAAAGCTATGAGGAACTTCCCGTAGCCTCTGCGTTGGTACGGCGGCAGCGTCAGAATACACGCCACGTTGTTCCCATCTGGAGACTCtttttcctgcagaaacaaaacaatcagaCCTGATCATTACCATAATGGTGTCTTAATCATTCAAAGATCTGAGCAGAACCACTGGACCCATTGGTACCAGAACCCCTGCAGAGCCTTCATGTTGGCGTGCTGAATCCTAAACCGGCAGACTGTTGGCGATTTCACAtcataattcagattttattcattaatcaTCCGTTTGCTGCAGCGGCGTACCTTGGAGAAGTAGCCGACGATGTGCGCTCCCTGCTTGGTGACTTCGGTCAGGATGTAGAAGATGAACGGCTCCACGTCAAAGTAAAGCGTCTTATGGTCCAGGAACAGCTTGGCCAGCAGGCATAGGTTCTGGCAGTAGATCTGAGGACAACAGTCCAGTAAGACACCGCCGTCCCCAGGACGACCACCAGAGGGCGAGCTCACCTTGTGGTCCCGGCCGTCCACCTCGTAGACGGAGATGTTGCTCCTGCGGTAGATCTCCTTCCCTGGAGGCTGCCTCCACTGGCAGTGAGACTGAGGAAGAGATCAAAGCTCAGCTGTGCTGATGaaactgcagcttctccagGCTGAACTTACTTTGATCCCAACAGGGTCATGTGACCAGGGTCAAAGCAACGACTGGACTCACCAGGTGGTGTCTGAACGTTTTCTCGTACTTCATGTACTTCAGGCAGAATTCACAGATCCAGAGCTTGGGCTGCTTCCCATAATCCTCTGGGAACGGAGAGAAGTACCAGGCGTCGATCTCAAAGTTCCCAATCTGGATCTTATCCACGTACTTCACCTTGGTGATCTGAGGAGACGGAGGAGTGAGGAGGAGACCTCCACCCTAGCAGCTTATCGGGGCAGCACAGGTAGTGGGAGGTACGCACCGCCTCATGCTCCTTCTCCAGAGCAGCTGTAGTCGGGTCCATCTCGGCGTAGGTCTGGGTGGAGGAGAAAATTTGTGTTAGGTGAAACCGATACTGGCATCTCTGCAGACAGCAGGAGGCGCCACCTTCTGCACGTGGTTAATCTCATCATGCTTCCTCTTCTGGTTGCGCGTGATCTTCCTTTCGGGCTGATCGCCGAGGTCTCCGACTCCTCCAACCTCTGAGTTTTTCCTCACGGCGTCCTTCACCGTCTTGGTGAGTGCCAGCCGGTTTTTCCCCACCCATTCATCCAAGCGCCGGTTAACTGCAGTCCAAACGTCAAACCCTCAGTCCATCTGAAGGACAGGTGATGGTGCTGGTTCTGCTCAGATACTCACATCCTACATAGTGGACATAGAACTCCTCCCGGGCCTCCTGCTCGTTGAGGCGGGACTGGATCACCTCGGCCATGTCTACAACAGCAACACGGTCAGTCAGCTCTGCCTCAATGCAGGAGCAACATCAGAGAACATTAGACACTCCCCACAGGCAGACACACCTGAACACACTccataactgaaataaataaagctttcctttaaaaaggaaccttttatatttaaataggTAGATTTAATTATGTCAAGGgatatgtaattatttatttgcatattccAAAATTTCttgatacatttaatttattggtGAAATGTACTATTTAATGATGTATATACATTTAATTGATGGTACATTTACACTTGTAAATAGTTATTAGGTATTGTTATTTAATTCAGTAACCCCTAACTCTATAACTAAGcaccatttaatttttttttgcagctttatgGTCCAGATTTATTAGAAGCAGCGGAATAGCTCGTCAGTTAGACTACGAATCGGACGCCAACTTCAGcctcataaacaaaaacaatttatttcaaaagacatttttattcgTCACCAACTAAAATCGAAACCgttatatatttgaaataaccTTATTGTTCAGAGCGATGTTTCTATGAAAGCATAAACACCTCTAGCTTCGTATAACTTAAATATACATTATTCTCgttttacatatttctgtgtCAAACAATGAAAAGTTTTCAGCAAAACTAAATCAGGGAAAGATTAAGCCGTGTTTTCACTTACGCCATGTTTTATCGGTTCTTTGACACAAATACGTCTCTCCAATTTCCACCGACACTTCTTGCTCCTTGCCGATGCCTATCTCTGCGCCTTCCTCCGGTGTGAGCTGGTCACTCGAGCCCCCGGCTTCTCGGGGCCTCCCCAGGCCCTCCCCCTCGTCCTCCTCCCCGCCGCTGCCGTTGGACGAGCACGCAACGGGAACGCTGCTGTCCAGGTCTCCCCGCTCGCTCTCCGTCCGGCTGGAATCCACGTCCACGTCCATGCTGGGCTCCGAGTCCTTGTTGCTCCTGCAACTCTTCCCGCCAGTCATATTCCTTGGACGACTGAAGCTACGACTCCGCGCAGCCGCAGATGTTGCTCCGCCCACAACCTAAACAGGGCCAGGCCACCTCGCTGCAACAAACAGGAAGGGGCGGGACGGACCAATGTCAGTctcataccttatttggaaatggcaCCATTGCAatccggaagtgaagggggcgctatttcctatattatccgCGGccttccatttttattttctttttaaatctgtgatatatcttcacctttaggaaggattttcactcAGCATGCATTTAAACTTCTCTCTTATTTACTTCAGCTCAGCTCACATTTCGTAGCTTTCTGtgtacttctaaatctgctcttTAGTCACATCCTTTCGGGCCTGttactgcctctagtggcgtgggTGTGGTAACACAACTAATCTAATGACATTACGAAATCAGAAAACCCCAaactctttattatttattattaattctggCATT from the Gambusia affinis linkage group LG19, SWU_Gaff_1.0, whole genome shotgun sequence genome contains:
- the kat8 gene encoding histone acetyltransferase KAT8 isoform X1; protein product: MTGGKSCRSNKDSEPSMDVDVDSSRTESERGDLDSSVPVACSSNGSGGEEDEGEGLGRPREAGGSSDQLTPEEGAEIGIGKEQEVSVEIGETYLCQRTDKTWHMAEVIQSRLNEQEAREEFYVHYVGFNRRLDEWVGKNRLALTKTVKDAVRKNSEVGGVGDLGDQPERKITRNQKRKHDEINHVQKTYAEMDPTTAALEKEHEAITKVKYVDKIQIGNFEIDAWYFSPFPEDYGKQPKLWICEFCLKYMKYEKTFRHHLSHCQWRQPPGKEIYRRSNISVYEVDGRDHKIYCQNLCLLAKLFLDHKTLYFDVEPFIFYILTEVTKQGAHIVGYFSKEKESPDGNNVACILTLPPYQRRGYGKFLIAFSYELSKLENAVGSPEKPLSDLGKLSYRSYWSWVLLEILRDFRGTLSIKDLSQMTSITQSDIISTLQSLNMVKYWKGQHVICVTPKLVEEHLKSAQYKKPPITVDTMCLKWAPPKNKQAKLSKK
- the kat8 gene encoding histone acetyltransferase KAT8 isoform X2, giving the protein MTGGKSCRSNKDSEPSMDVDVDSSRTESERGDLDSSVPVACSSNGSGGEEDEGEGLGRPREAGGSSDQLTPEEGAEIGIGKEQEVSVEIGETYLCQRTDKTWHMAEVIQSRLNEQEAREEFYVHYVGFNRRLDEWVGKNRLALTKTVKDAVRKNSEVGGVGDLGDQPERKITRNQKRKHDEINHVQKTYAEMDPTTAALEKEHEAITKVKYVDKIQIGNFEIDAWYFSPFPEDYGKQPKLWICEFCLKYMKYEKTFRHHLSHCQWRQPPGKEIYRRSNISVYEVDGRDHKIYCQNLCLLAKLFLDHKTLYFDVEPFIFYILTEVTKQGAHIVGYFSKEKESPDGNNVACILTLPPYQRRGYGKFLIAFSYELSKLENAVGSPEKPLSDLGKLSYRSYWSWVLLEILRDFRGTLSIKDLRSQQNQNRLTRCCLPAR
- the kat8 gene encoding histone acetyltransferase KAT8 isoform X4, with the translated sequence MTGGKSCRSNKDSEPSMDVDVDSSRTESERGDLDSSVPVACSSNGSGGEEDEGEGLGRPREAGGSSDQLTPEEGAEIGIGKEQEVSVEIGETYLCQRTDKTWHMAEVIQSRLNEQEAREEFYVHYVGFNRRLDEWVGKNRLALTKTVKDAVRKNSEVGGVGDLGDQPERKITRNQKRKHDEINHVQKTYAEMDPTTAALEKEHEAITKVKYVDKIQIGNFEIDAWYFSPFPEDYGKQPKLWICEFCLKYMKYEKTFRHHLSHCQWRQPPGKEIYRRSNISVYEVDGRDHKIYCQNLCLLAKLFLDHKTLYFDVEPFIFYILTEVTKQGAHIVGYFSKEKESPDGNNVACILTLPPYQRRGYGKFLIAFSYELSKLENAVGSPEKPLSDLGKLSYRSYWSWVLLEILRDFRGTLSIKDLSDPGPSRTRTG
- the kat8 gene encoding histone acetyltransferase KAT8 isoform X3 → MTGGKSCRSNKDSEPSMDVDVDSSRTESERGDLDSSVPVACSSNGSGGEEDEGEGLGRPREAGGSSDQLTPEEGAEIGIGKEQEVSVEIGETYLCQRTDKTWHMAEVIQSRLNEQEAREEFYVHYVGFNRRLDEWVGKNRLALTKTVKDAVRKNSEVGGVGDLGDQPERKITRNQKRKHDEINHVQKTYAEMDPTTAALEKEHEAITKVKYVDKIQIGNFEIDAWYFSPFPEDYGKQPKLWICEFCLKYMKYEKTFRHHLSHCQWRQPPGKEIYRRSNISVYEVDGRDHKIYCQNLCLLAKLFLDHKTLYFDVEPFIFYILTEVTKQGAHIVGYFSKEKESPDGNNVACILTLPPYQRRGYGKFLIAFSYELSKLENAVGSPEKPLSDLGKLSYRSYWSWVLLEILRDFRGTLSIKDLSFRSGPSDPGPSRTRTG